In the Xiamenia xianingshaonis genome, one interval contains:
- a CDS encoding ParA family protein encodes MTVFETFDAASLCPVTILVGHYGTGKTNLAVNLALGAAAGGREVVVVDLDVVNPYFRASDYKELLEGHGVRLVAPVLAGTTLDGPSLSGKVAPAIQWAQDDVFGNGNARLVIIDAGGDDVGATALGRFAQLVEAAPYCLYYVVNRNRNLTQTPGEAVDVLREIEAKCRLRATAVVNNTHLSDETDEAVVAEGLPFAHAVADQSGLAVAFSTAPQSLVQKSMRFEQGSGIETVFGVRRYVRTPWE; translated from the coding sequence ATGACGGTCTTCGAGACGTTCGACGCCGCAAGCCTGTGCCCCGTCACCATCCTTGTCGGCCATTACGGGACCGGCAAGACCAACCTGGCCGTCAACCTGGCGCTTGGGGCTGCGGCCGGCGGGCGGGAAGTCGTCGTGGTCGACCTGGACGTGGTGAACCCGTATTTCCGGGCAAGCGACTACAAAGAGCTGCTCGAGGGCCACGGCGTGCGCCTGGTGGCGCCGGTGCTCGCGGGCACGACGCTTGACGGCCCGTCGCTTTCCGGCAAGGTGGCGCCGGCCATCCAGTGGGCGCAAGACGACGTGTTCGGCAACGGCAATGCGCGGCTCGTCATCATCGATGCGGGCGGCGACGACGTGGGCGCCACGGCGCTCGGCCGGTTTGCGCAGCTTGTGGAGGCGGCCCCGTATTGCCTGTATTATGTGGTGAACCGCAACCGCAACCTCACGCAGACGCCTGGCGAGGCCGTCGACGTCCTGCGCGAGATCGAGGCGAAGTGCCGCTTGCGGGCAACGGCCGTCGTCAACAACACGCATCTGTCCGACGAGACGGACGAGGCGGTCGTGGCGGAGGGCCTGCCGTTCGCGCATGCGGTCGCCGACCAATCCGGCCTGGCGGTGGCGTTTTCCACGGCGCCCCAGTCGCTCGTCCAGAAAAGCATGCGCTTTGAGCAGGGAAGCGGCATCGAAACCGTTTTCGGTGTGCGAAGATACGTTCGTACTCCGTGGGAATAG
- a CDS encoding SDR family oxidoreductase has protein sequence MRIGAQQVIWITGAKGRLGRAIDGILDHGRYAVLATDTEVDIADYEAVSHFVALNRPDIIVNCAGVTDRAWCEAHPTEAFRANALGARNVAAAAQSINSRVVQLSTDAVFSGRRNVYYDEFDTPHPTTVYGKSKLAGEAFIRDLNPLHVIVRSSWVYADISEHIFANILQAGRTGEPLEVPANQFSTPTSALALARCILTLIEADEFGIFHAANKGVCSRFEFAIRVLRDAGLPTDMIVPTYEPEDAYTLALDNMMLKMTGVHKMPKWEDDLQEYISLMAHVEA, from the coding sequence ATGCGCATCGGAGCCCAACAAGTCATCTGGATCACCGGCGCGAAAGGACGCCTGGGGCGCGCCATCGACGGCATCTTGGACCACGGCCGCTACGCCGTGCTGGCCACCGACACCGAAGTCGACATCGCCGACTACGAGGCGGTCAGCCACTTCGTCGCGCTCAACCGCCCCGACATCATCGTCAACTGCGCCGGCGTGACCGACCGCGCCTGGTGCGAGGCCCATCCCACCGAGGCCTTCCGCGCAAACGCGCTGGGCGCCCGCAACGTGGCGGCGGCGGCCCAGTCCATCAACTCGCGCGTCGTGCAGCTGTCCACCGACGCGGTGTTCTCGGGCCGGCGCAACGTCTACTACGACGAGTTCGACACGCCGCATCCCACCACCGTGTACGGCAAGTCGAAGCTGGCCGGCGAAGCGTTCATCCGCGACTTGAACCCTTTGCACGTCATCGTGCGGTCAAGCTGGGTGTATGCCGACATCAGCGAGCACATCTTCGCCAACATCCTGCAAGCCGGGCGCACGGGCGAACCCCTCGAGGTGCCGGCGAACCAGTTCTCCACGCCCACGTCGGCACTTGCGCTCGCCCGCTGCATCCTCACGCTCATCGAGGCCGACGAGTTCGGCATCTTCCACGCCGCGAACAAAGGCGTGTGCAGCCGTTTCGAGTTCGCCATACGGGTGCTGCGCGACGCCGGCCTTCCCACCGACATGATCGTGCCCACCTACGAGCCTGAAGACGCCTACACGCTTGCGCTCGACAACATGATGCTCAAGATGACCGGCGTGCACAAGATGCCGAAATGGGAAGATGACCTGCAGGAATACATCAGCCTCATGGCACACGTCGAAGCGTAA
- a CDS encoding LCP family protein: protein MSESGPLEPEAANNEELDRYSRESGRYTHAEAEGSGKEEDPQLAESAADHASAEELYPVLAKRKRRNRILKRVAVIVLSVLLVFGSAAGALAYVYTNSLDNALAFEDEKHTDKLDTSLITPATGEPYYVLLLGSDSYEQEDRDWEIERTDVMMLVRIDPEESKVTMVSIPRDTPYVWEDGGMYKINDAYHLGGASASVDAVSKLTGVPISHVAVVGFSSLADVVDGLGGVTVNVDTELTYQDALTKEWITLEPGEQKLDGSQAQIFARARHEYVENQDVHRQNNVRTLAMAIIKEIVQKPLVELPDAALSVAECVQTDMKTADVLSLAMAFATNKDDMKIYSATGPSAGDFMEEHNGMWLCYENPEGWAALMESVDAGEEPAEIDYEATQIVPGAEEASAAEGTGEEGYVEGDEYGYYDEQGYYHEY, encoded by the coding sequence GTGAGCGAATCGGGACCTCTCGAACCCGAAGCTGCCAACAACGAAGAGCTCGACCGCTATTCCCGCGAATCCGGCCGCTACACGCACGCCGAGGCCGAAGGGTCGGGCAAGGAAGAAGACCCCCAGCTCGCTGAAAGCGCGGCAGACCATGCCAGCGCCGAAGAGCTCTACCCAGTGCTCGCGAAGCGCAAGCGCCGCAACCGCATTTTGAAGCGCGTCGCCGTCATCGTCCTTTCGGTTCTTCTCGTGTTCGGCAGCGCTGCCGGCGCCCTTGCCTACGTCTACACCAACAGCCTCGACAACGCGTTGGCGTTCGAGGACGAAAAGCATACCGACAAGCTTGACACGTCCCTTATCACGCCCGCCACCGGCGAGCCGTACTACGTGCTTTTGCTCGGGTCGGACTCCTACGAGCAGGAAGACCGCGACTGGGAGATCGAGCGCACCGACGTGATGATGCTCGTGCGCATCGATCCCGAGGAAAGCAAGGTCACGATGGTGTCCATTCCCCGCGACACGCCGTATGTGTGGGAAGACGGCGGCATGTACAAGATCAACGACGCCTACCACCTGGGCGGCGCGTCGGCCTCGGTCGACGCCGTGTCGAAGCTCACCGGCGTGCCCATTTCGCACGTCGCGGTCGTGGGCTTCTCGTCGCTTGCCGACGTGGTCGACGGGCTCGGCGGCGTCACCGTCAACGTCGACACGGAGCTGACGTACCAGGACGCCTTGACGAAGGAATGGATCACGCTCGAGCCGGGCGAGCAGAAGCTTGACGGCTCGCAGGCGCAGATCTTCGCGCGGGCCCGCCACGAATACGTCGAGAACCAAGACGTGCACCGCCAGAACAACGTGCGCACGCTCGCCATGGCCATCATCAAGGAAATCGTGCAAAAGCCGCTGGTCGAGCTGCCAGACGCCGCGCTCAGCGTGGCCGAATGCGTGCAGACCGACATGAAGACCGCCGACGTGCTGTCGCTTGCCATGGCGTTCGCGACGAACAAAGACGACATGAAGATCTACTCCGCGACAGGCCCTTCTGCCGGCGACTTCATGGAAGAGCACAACGGCATGTGGCTGTGCTACGAAAACCCCGAAGGCTGGGCGGCGCTCATGGAAAGCGTCGACGCGGGCGAAGAGCCGGCGGAGATCGACTACGAGGCCACGCAGATCGTCCCGGGCGCAGAAGAGGCTTCGGCCGCGGAAGGCACCGGCGAAGAAGGATACGTTGAAGGCGACGAATACGGCTACTACGACGAGCAAGGGTATTACCATGAATACTAG
- a CDS encoding AMP-binding protein, whose amino-acid sequence MRNINLRYVKEAYDENGVLTDFKIVCPDDFNFGYDVVDDIAVNDPDRRAMVWSNPEGEEHVFTFADMKTWSDKTANVLAEAGIGRGDMVMVILRRHYQFWFVATALAKLGAVMVPATFMLKEHDMEYRLNGASIKAVIATSLGDIADVTDTVEASCPTLEVKLLVNGAGGGLTPEDEDGNVVLPEGEPLGPALSGPDGVCAASVEREGWIDFNTAVRNASDVFERRETLAADPMLMYFSSGTSGNPKMVLHDSQYALGHLVTAKHWHNVRPDGLHFTIADTGWGKAVWGKYYGQWLMEACVYTYDFDRFHPDDILRRIGQYGITTLCCPPTMYRMMMGADVDSFDLSCLEYCCTAGEALNPDLFAFWKDHTGLVIYEGFGQTETPLTIGNLTNSTPRPGSMGKPVPLYHIELLRDDGSVCAVGETGEICIDISEKAPGIMLEYYRDPDKTASAMYDGWYHTGDTAWFDEDGYLWYVGRNDDVIKSSGYRIGPFEIESVMLEHEAVREVAVTAVPDPLRGKAVKATVVLAEGFTGSAELTRELQTWVKRKTAPYKYPRIIDYVAELPKTVNGKIRRAEIRASDEGKANES is encoded by the coding sequence ATGCGCAACATCAACCTTCGCTACGTCAAGGAAGCCTATGACGAGAACGGCGTGCTGACCGATTTCAAGATCGTGTGTCCTGACGATTTCAACTTCGGCTACGACGTGGTTGACGACATCGCCGTGAACGATCCGGACCGCCGGGCCATGGTCTGGAGCAACCCGGAAGGCGAAGAGCACGTCTTCACGTTCGCCGATATGAAGACGTGGTCGGACAAGACCGCGAACGTGCTGGCCGAAGCCGGCATCGGCCGCGGCGACATGGTCATGGTCATCCTGCGCCGCCACTACCAGTTCTGGTTCGTGGCCACCGCGCTCGCGAAGCTCGGCGCCGTCATGGTGCCGGCCACGTTCATGCTCAAAGAACACGACATGGAATACCGTTTGAACGGCGCGTCCATCAAGGCGGTCATCGCCACCTCGCTCGGCGACATCGCCGACGTGACCGACACGGTGGAGGCGAGCTGCCCCACGCTTGAAGTGAAGCTGCTCGTGAACGGCGCGGGCGGAGGGCTGACGCCCGAAGACGAAGACGGCAACGTCGTGCTGCCGGAAGGCGAGCCTTTGGGCCCTGCGCTGTCCGGCCCGGACGGCGTGTGCGCCGCTTCCGTTGAGCGCGAGGGCTGGATCGACTTCAACACCGCCGTGCGCAACGCCTCCGACGTCTTCGAGCGCCGCGAGACGCTTGCCGCCGACCCCATGCTCATGTACTTCTCGTCCGGCACGTCGGGCAATCCTAAAATGGTACTGCATGACTCCCAATATGCGCTCGGACATTTGGTCACGGCGAAGCACTGGCACAACGTTCGCCCTGACGGCCTGCATTTCACCATCGCCGACACCGGCTGGGGCAAGGCCGTGTGGGGCAAGTACTACGGCCAGTGGCTCATGGAGGCGTGCGTCTACACCTACGACTTCGACCGCTTCCACCCCGACGACATTCTGCGCCGCATCGGCCAGTACGGCATCACCACGCTGTGCTGCCCGCCCACGATGTACCGCATGATGATGGGCGCCGACGTGGATTCCTTCGACCTGTCGTGCCTGGAATACTGCTGCACGGCCGGCGAGGCGCTGAATCCGGATTTGTTCGCGTTCTGGAAGGACCACACGGGGCTTGTCATCTACGAAGGCTTCGGGCAGACCGAGACGCCGCTCACCATCGGAAACCTGACGAACTCCACGCCGCGCCCCGGTTCGATGGGCAAGCCGGTGCCGCTGTACCACATCGAGCTTCTGCGCGACGACGGCAGCGTCTGCGCGGTCGGCGAGACGGGCGAGATCTGCATCGACATCTCCGAGAAGGCTCCCGGCATCATGCTGGAGTATTACCGCGACCCCGACAAAACCGCCAGCGCCATGTACGACGGCTGGTACCACACCGGCGACACGGCCTGGTTCGACGAGGACGGCTATCTGTGGTACGTGGGCCGCAACGACGACGTCATCAAGTCGAGCGGCTACCGCATCGGGCCCTTCGAGATCGAAAGCGTCATGCTGGAGCACGAGGCGGTGCGCGAGGTGGCGGTCACGGCGGTGCCCGATCCTTTGCGCGGCAAGGCCGTGAAGGCCACCGTCGTGCTGGCAGAGGGCTTCACGGGGTCTGCCGAGCTGACGCGCGAGCTGCAGACGTGGGTGAAGCGCAAGACGGCGCCGTACAAGTACCCGCGCATCATCGACTACGTCGCCGAGCTGCCCAAGACCGTCAACGGCAAGATCCGCCGCGCCGAGATCCGCGCAAGCGACGAAGGGAAGGCGAACGAGTCATGA
- a CDS encoding 4Fe-4S binding protein encodes MARVEVDDFFCKGCGLCVDVCPVHILELDNAVITAKGYHPAHCIDKDRCTGCASCALMCPDAAITVWR; translated from the coding sequence ATGGCAAGGGTCGAAGTAGACGACTTTTTCTGCAAAGGGTGCGGTCTGTGCGTGGACGTGTGCCCTGTGCATATCTTAGAGCTCGACAACGCGGTCATCACGGCGAAGGGCTACCACCCGGCACATTGCATCGACAAGGACCGCTGCACTGGCTGTGCGTCGTGCGCGCTTATGTGCCCTGACGCGGCCATTACGGTATGGAGGTAG
- a CDS encoding glycosyltransferase family 2 protein, whose protein sequence is MACVSVVVPVYNIRAFVGECLESIASQTLAGVEIVCVDDGSTDGSAEALDEAARLDGRIRVIHQENGGLSHARNVGIEAAGAPIVMFVDGDDMLAPNACETVVRAFEEGGVDLLTFAAASFPAGSAPRYQEENLHPSPARYDGAAFDALYQPGCRPFVWRSAFSRDFLTDAGLRFREDLAFGEDQAFYFEAYPLSRRTVVIADELYRYRQGRAGSLMAESRAQANRRVLDHIAIVRAIFETWAARGWLVGHGARMLDWCLDFVGPDLLELPAAKREEAHRRWRQAVGPHVGAVAVGEMEPGSQALLVRLLNEASLTDDEARRVKWSYFRYRKGLKFCARKLLGFDRRAKKAR, encoded by the coding sequence ATGGCGTGCGTGTCCGTCGTCGTGCCGGTGTACAACATCCGCGCGTTCGTGGGGGAGTGCTTGGAGTCGATCGCGTCGCAGACGCTTGCAGGCGTGGAGATCGTCTGCGTCGACGACGGCTCGACCGACGGCAGCGCCGAGGCGCTTGACGAGGCGGCGCGGCTCGATGGGCGCATTCGTGTGATCCACCAGGAAAACGGCGGGCTGTCGCACGCCCGCAACGTCGGCATCGAGGCTGCGGGCGCTCCTATCGTCATGTTCGTCGACGGCGACGACATGCTGGCGCCCAACGCCTGCGAGACGGTCGTGCGCGCCTTTGAGGAAGGCGGCGTGGACCTGCTCACCTTCGCCGCCGCGTCGTTTCCGGCGGGCAGCGCCCCCCGCTATCAAGAAGAAAACCTCCACCCGAGCCCGGCCCGCTACGACGGCGCCGCCTTCGATGCGCTCTACCAGCCGGGATGCCGCCCGTTCGTGTGGCGCAGCGCCTTTTCGCGGGATTTTCTGACCGATGCCGGCCTGCGCTTTCGTGAAGACCTGGCGTTCGGCGAAGACCAGGCGTTTTACTTCGAAGCCTACCCGCTGTCGCGACGGACGGTCGTGATCGCCGACGAGCTGTACCGCTACCGCCAGGGACGGGCCGGCTCGCTCATGGCGGAAAGCCGCGCTCAGGCGAACAGACGCGTGCTCGACCACATCGCCATCGTGCGGGCGATCTTCGAGACGTGGGCGGCGCGCGGGTGGCTTGTCGGCCATGGGGCGCGGATGCTCGACTGGTGCCTTGATTTCGTCGGCCCCGACCTGCTTGAGCTGCCCGCTGCCAAAAGGGAAGAGGCGCACCGGCGCTGGCGACAGGCCGTCGGGCCGCATGTCGGCGCAGTCGCCGTCGGCGAGATGGAGCCGGGGTCTCAGGCGCTGCTTGTGCGGCTGCTCAACGAGGCGTCCCTGACGGACGACGAGGCACGGCGCGTGAAGTGGAGCTACTTCCGCTACCGCAAGGGGCTGAAATTCTGCGCGCGCAAGCTTCTGGGCTTCGACCGGCGTGCCAAGAAGGCTCGATAG
- a CDS encoding LCP family protein, translating to MNTSATASARRARWAALVAVAVACVLLAALTACAKSNSPTAVRDTDMVMNVRDVDMMAGMTGPDTDPFWVLVVGSDTREGTADMVEGYEDLPRSDTIMLVRVDPQNYSIGLVTVPRDTTAYHDDGWVMKINDAYLYDGVEGLAKQVYSLTGVDPKYYLVTTFVTFENLVNALGGVDVNVPIDMHLKDVVSGGNIELSAGDQHLDGAEALVLARVRKLYAEYMDVCRQIQDRNIVQSLIAKVAANPDGVTQAVQDLTENTTTNWPTEKLFATVTDFAQHADQISFLSGTGPYDGDFDENAGGMWLAYRDEDTWAKIIAAVEAGTDPTTILGLPEVVPVEE from the coding sequence ATGAATACTAGCGCGACTGCATCCGCAAGACGCGCCCGGTGGGCGGCGCTTGTGGCCGTCGCCGTGGCGTGCGTGCTCTTGGCCGCCTTGACGGCTTGCGCGAAGTCGAACTCCCCAACGGCCGTGCGCGACACCGACATGGTCATGAACGTGCGCGACGTCGACATGATGGCCGGGATGACCGGGCCCGACACCGACCCGTTCTGGGTGCTCGTCGTGGGCAGCGATACCCGCGAAGGCACTGCGGACATGGTCGAGGGCTACGAGGACCTGCCGCGCTCCGATACCATCATGCTCGTGCGCGTCGACCCGCAGAACTACTCCATCGGCCTGGTCACGGTGCCGCGCGACACGACGGCCTACCACGACGACGGATGGGTCATGAAGATCAACGACGCCTACCTCTACGACGGCGTCGAGGGCCTGGCGAAGCAGGTGTATTCCTTGACGGGGGTCGACCCCAAGTACTACCTCGTCACCACGTTCGTCACCTTCGAAAACCTCGTCAATGCGCTGGGCGGGGTCGACGTCAACGTGCCCATCGACATGCACCTCAAAGACGTGGTGAGCGGCGGCAACATCGAACTGTCAGCCGGTGACCAGCATCTGGACGGGGCCGAGGCGCTTGTGCTTGCGCGCGTGCGCAAGCTTTATGCGGAATACATGGACGTGTGCCGCCAGATCCAGGACCGCAACATCGTGCAAAGCCTCATCGCGAAGGTGGCGGCCAATCCCGACGGCGTCACGCAGGCCGTGCAGGACCTGACGGAGAACACGACGACGAACTGGCCGACCGAAAAGCTGTTCGCGACGGTGACGGACTTCGCGCAGCACGCCGACCAGATCTCCTTCCTGTCGGGCACCGGGCCCTACGACGGCGACTTCGACGAGAACGCCGGCGGCATGTGGCTTGCGTATCGCGACGAGGACACGTGGGCCAAGATCATCGCCGCCGTCGAGGCGGGCACCGACCCCACGACGATCCTCGGCCTTCCCGAAGTGGTACCGGTCGAGGAGTAG
- a CDS encoding helix-turn-helix domain-containing protein has translation MEPNIKEVAGRIQALREDMDITMQEMADATGRSVAEYAAQESGEQDLSFTFLFKCAQRLGVDVIELLTGENPHLTGYSLVRAPDGLSIKRRAGFEYLHKAPHFRHKLAEPFLVTAPYLEEEQDKPIHLSYHAGQELDYIISGKLRFAYEGHVEDLEAGDVLMYDSGRGHGMIAIDGAPCTFLAVVMKPEGDII, from the coding sequence ATGGAGCCGAACATCAAAGAGGTGGCGGGCCGCATCCAGGCCCTTCGCGAGGACATGGACATCACCATGCAGGAAATGGCCGACGCCACGGGGCGTTCCGTCGCTGAATACGCCGCCCAGGAATCGGGCGAGCAGGATCTGTCGTTCACGTTTCTGTTCAAGTGCGCCCAGCGCTTGGGCGTCGACGTCATTGAGCTTCTGACCGGCGAAAACCCGCATCTGACGGGGTATTCGCTCGTGCGCGCCCCAGACGGGCTTTCCATCAAGCGCCGCGCGGGCTTCGAATATCTGCACAAGGCGCCGCACTTCCGCCACAAACTGGCCGAGCCGTTTTTGGTCACGGCGCCGTATCTGGAAGAAGAGCAGGACAAGCCCATCCACTTGTCTTACCACGCCGGCCAAGAACTCGACTACATCATCTCGGGCAAGCTGCGCTTCGCCTACGAGGGCCACGTCGAAGACCTCGAGGCGGGCGACGTGCTCATGTACGATTCGGGCCGCGGCCACGGCATGATCGCCATCGATGGCGCGCCGTGCACGTTTTTGGCCGTCGTGATGAAGCCGGAGGGCGACATTATCTAG
- a CDS encoding dicarboxylate/amino acid:cation symporter, producing the protein MELSKMRQTTPPGSAPASRKKLGLTAQILLALVLGIVCGVVFYYLVPAGTIRDDVFVNGIFYVVGQGFIRLMQMLVVPLVFCSIVCGASAIDVKTLGSVGVKTLVFYLCTTLVAICIALCIGNLINPGLGVDMSAMVESDTSTLDTAADTSVTEVLLGIIPKNPIGALANGDMLAIIFFALFIGVVLAILGKRVETVHSFFAQFNDIMMEMTSLVMRAAPIGVFCLLARTFANIGLDVLLPMLKYIIAVVLALACQLFITYMVLLWVFARVNPITFLKKFVPVFAFAFSTASSNATIPLNIDTLESKMGVSRRISSFTIPFGATVNMDGTSIMQGVAVIFTAQLFGVELGPMEYATIIATATLASIGTAGVPSAALVMLSMIFNSIGLPLEGIALIMGIDRIVDMCRTAVNITGDAVVSAIVAKQAGEMDLAVFNDPEAGLEIDEKRVVVSPDE; encoded by the coding sequence ATGGAACTTTCCAAGATGCGCCAAACCACCCCGCCCGGATCGGCTCCCGCCTCGCGCAAAAAGCTCGGGCTCACGGCGCAGATCCTGCTGGCGCTCGTGCTCGGCATCGTCTGCGGCGTCGTGTTCTACTACCTGGTGCCCGCAGGCACCATACGCGACGACGTGTTCGTGAACGGCATTTTCTACGTGGTGGGCCAAGGCTTCATCCGCCTCATGCAGATGCTCGTCGTGCCGCTCGTGTTCTGCTCCATCGTGTGCGGCGCCTCGGCCATCGACGTGAAGACGCTCGGCAGCGTGGGCGTCAAGACGCTCGTGTTCTACCTGTGCACCACGCTTGTCGCCATTTGTATTGCACTTTGCATCGGCAATCTCATCAATCCCGGCTTGGGCGTCGACATGTCGGCGATGGTGGAGTCGGACACCTCCACGCTTGACACCGCCGCCGACACCAGCGTGACCGAAGTGCTCCTGGGCATCATCCCGAAAAACCCCATCGGAGCGCTGGCAAACGGAGACATGCTCGCCATCATCTTCTTTGCCCTGTTCATCGGCGTGGTGCTTGCCATCCTCGGCAAGCGAGTCGAAACGGTGCACAGCTTCTTCGCCCAGTTCAACGACATCATGATGGAGATGACCTCGCTCGTCATGCGCGCGGCCCCGATCGGCGTGTTCTGCCTGCTCGCCCGCACGTTCGCCAACATCGGACTTGACGTGCTCTTACCTATGTTGAAATACATCATCGCCGTCGTGTTGGCGCTTGCCTGCCAGCTGTTCATCACCTACATGGTGCTTTTGTGGGTGTTCGCGCGCGTGAACCCCATCACCTTCCTCAAGAAGTTCGTGCCGGTGTTCGCGTTCGCGTTCTCCACGGCCTCGTCCAACGCCACCATCCCGCTCAACATCGACACGCTGGAGTCGAAGATGGGCGTGAGCAGGCGCATCTCTTCGTTCACCATCCCGTTCGGAGCCACGGTGAACATGGACGGCACCTCCATCATGCAGGGCGTGGCGGTCATCTTCACGGCGCAGCTGTTCGGCGTGGAGCTCGGGCCCATGGAATACGCGACCATCATCGCCACGGCCACGCTCGCCTCCATCGGCACGGCCGGCGTCCCTTCGGCGGCGCTCGTCATGCTGTCGATGATCTTCAACTCCATCGGGCTGCCGCTTGAGGGCATCGCGCTTATCATGGGCATCGACCGCATCGTGGACATGTGCCGCACCGCCGTCAACATCACCGGCGACGCCGTGGTGTCGGCCATCGTGGCGAAGCAGGCCGGGGAAATGGACCTGGCCGTGTTCAACGACCCTGAAGCCGGGCTGGAGATCGACGAGAAGCGCGTCGTCGTCAGTCCTGACGAATAA
- a CDS encoding glycosyltransferase family 2 protein: MAENGSAPSVSLLVPVYNVERYLAECLDSVVAQTFGDFEVVCVNDGSTDGSRDIIERYLADPRFRVIDKANSGYGASMNRGLREARGKYVAILESDDFMEPGALERLVGVAEDAGAQVVKARFWFYWSAPAPRNEPYRFYGDVTCGRPFCPMDDEAIFHEKPSIWSALYRRDFLEANDIRFLETPGASYQDASFNFKAWACADRVVVLDEEFVHYRQDNEASSVNSPAKVYCVCDEYAEMEAFARRLPARRDALRGILTRMRYDSYVWNIERLSLDLGRQFVFRMAEDFAPLVEDDVAMARLEPWRAERARAVVRNPLLFFAQQTCRDDWSFVRKMRHYLRVGGPSLLVGAVRERLR, from the coding sequence ATGGCAGAAAACGGCTCCGCTCCCAGCGTGTCGCTGCTGGTGCCCGTCTACAACGTGGAGCGGTATCTGGCGGAATGCCTTGACTCCGTCGTTGCACAGACGTTTGGGGATTTCGAGGTCGTGTGCGTGAACGACGGCTCGACCGACGGCTCGCGCGACATCATCGAGCGCTATCTGGCCGATCCGCGCTTCCGCGTGATCGACAAGGCGAACTCGGGCTACGGCGCCTCCATGAACCGGGGTCTTCGCGAGGCGCGGGGGAAATACGTCGCCATTCTGGAGTCGGACGACTTCATGGAGCCAGGCGCGCTCGAGCGGCTGGTCGGCGTGGCTGAGGACGCCGGCGCGCAGGTGGTGAAGGCGCGTTTTTGGTTCTACTGGTCGGCGCCTGCCCCGCGCAACGAGCCGTACCGATTCTACGGCGACGTGACGTGCGGCCGCCCGTTCTGCCCGATGGACGACGAAGCCATCTTCCATGAGAAGCCCTCCATTTGGTCGGCGCTGTATCGGCGCGACTTTCTGGAAGCCAACGACATTCGCTTTCTCGAGACGCCGGGCGCATCGTACCAAGACGCGTCGTTCAACTTCAAGGCGTGGGCGTGTGCCGACCGCGTCGTGGTGCTTGACGAGGAATTCGTGCACTATCGCCAGGACAACGAGGCGTCTTCGGTCAACTCGCCGGCGAAGGTGTATTGCGTGTGCGACGAATACGCCGAGATGGAGGCGTTTGCCCGTCGCCTGCCCGCGCGTCGCGACGCGCTTCGCGGCATTCTGACGCGCATGCGCTACGACTCCTACGTGTGGAACATCGAGCGGCTGTCCCTCGATTTGGGCCGGCAGTTCGTCTTTCGCATGGCCGAGGACTTTGCGCCGCTTGTGGAAGACGACGTGGCCATGGCGCGGCTCGAGCCGTGGCGTGCCGAGCGTGCGCGCGCCGTCGTGAGGAACCCGCTGCTGTTCTTCGCGCAGCAAACGTGCCGGGACGACTGGTCGTTCGTGCGGAAGATGCGCCACTACCTGCGCGTCGGGGGGCCGTCTTTGCTGGTCGGCGCCGTGCGCGAGCGGCTGCGCTAG